The Naumovozyma dairenensis CBS 421 chromosome 1, complete genome genomic interval TATGTTGGTTTAAATCCAATTGATATGAAAATTAGAAATGGATATACTTCTGCAATTTATGGAGAGGTCGGTATCGGGAGAGAATACAGTGGTACTGTGACTGAAGTCGGTTCCAAGATTCAACATGCTTATCATGTTGGGGATGAGGTCTTTggtatttattatcatccaCATTTAGCTGTGGGTTCTTTACAAAGTGCCATATTGGTGGATCCAAGTGTAGATCCTATCTTGTTGAGACCTGTCAATTTGAAACCTGAAGCTGCTGCTGGGTCTCTTTATTGTTTGGGAGCAgcttttaatttattagataaaattgaaaaagctGGATATTTGAAAACAGATTCAAATGTTTTAATTAATGGTGGGACCACTTCAGTGGGGATGTTTGTTTTACAATTACTAAagcattattataatttacaaaagaaaattgtCATTGTCACGTCAGGTACTGGACCAAATGTTCTTAAGGATCATTTTACAGATATTGGTGATGATTTCATATTTATAGATTATTTGGGTTGTCGCGGTAAGGCAAGTAGACCAATTCGGAAAATGTTTGAAAAGGGTGAAATCACCAATTATGACCCAGTGACAAATGCAGAATTTACTGTTAAGTATGATCAAGGGAAATTTAATGTAGTGTTAGATTTTATTGGTGGTTATGATATATTGGGACATTCTAGtgatttaattcattcagGTGGTGTATATTTGACCACAGTTGGTGATTATGTTGGGAATTATTCAGAAGACGTCTTTAATTCTTGGGATAATCCAAGTGCCAATGCAAGGAAAATGTTTGGTACAATGTTATGGAAGTACAATTACATCCATTTCTACTTTGATACAAATGCGAAAAatgcaaagaaaaatgacTGGTTACAAAAATGTGGTGAACTTCTTGCAAATGATGAAGTGAAATGTGTTGTCGATAAGGTATACGATTGGAAAGATCACAAGGAAGCATTTTCCTATATGGCAACGCAAAGAGCTCAAGGtaaattgattttgaaagttgaaaaattctaattttaatttagCTTCTAATGAAATGTATATGTGCGAATCGGAGGTTCTATATAGTATGTAATAGTACCGATGTAGTTTAATTAATGACtattttataataataaataaaaaaaaatccCTTATAGATACGCCCCGTagtagaatatataaactcCTAGTTATTACTACCTGGAACACTCCGACTTTAGTTTTTACATCATCTCATAGATAACccaattaataaaataagaataccaattccaaaatataGTTTTTTAAAGGATTTCTTTCCCTTGACAAAACCCTTATTTCCTACTTCAGCTTTACCATTCAATGAGTCATTAACTATTTGTTCAGCACGTATTCTATCTTCTGGATCAACTATATCATTGATCAGGACAGGCTTTTCCTGCGATACTTttgttaataaatctttatcatcagCTGCATTCTCACTCCTGCCTTTTCGTGCTTCCTCtaatgttttcaaattgcCGTTAACAATATCAGGGAAAACACGTTTGAACCTTGCATTTTGATaagtattgaaatttaCAGACTGAGAAGCCAGTTTCCTTTTCTGAGCATCAGTAGTAGTGATAGACCCTGTCGTGGCTTCATTCCCCGTCATGAAACTCAATAACCCATTTAATATAGTGGATACAGACCAGCCAGGATTCCAAGTATCTGGATGATAATCACTCATCGATAGACATAATCttgtattttctttaaaacGACCATTAGGGGTGATCATTCTAATGGCTGGCGGCTTATATGGATAGTCATTTGGGAACGTTAAGGTACCGTGGTATTGCCCACCATCGTAGGGTGTATCTGGTGGTCCTGTGATTATATAATGCCATTCGAGAATGTTATCCTCATTAGGACGTGCTAGGATGAATGGAGGGCTGCTCTCGACGAGtaatttatattctttagTTAGTCTCTTGTGCGCTTGTCTAGTGGccatttttttgtatgAGGGGGGTTCAGGTAGATTCTTAAAGTCGTCTTATCTCTTCAAGGAAAATAGGTACTTAACCTTAGTTAtcatttttgtaaatccaagaagaaacaaCCTTTAAAGGTTGCTTGTTAAAGTATAATCGGACTTCGTGTTCactttctctttcttgCTATGGAAAGTATACCGTTTTTTACTTTACTGACGCTTTTTTACTGACACACAAACAGATAAGTAAACTAGGCCTTAAAGTTACATATATAAGGGTTATAACACTTCCTGGGTAGTCAGGTAAAGTATCCATAGCCAGTTTCAGTTTTTCTGTTAGAAGATGCCAATTCATTCAATCGATATAAATTCTACctacaaaaaatgaaaaattatgtGTTCTCTGCGGCACTTTCTCtgtaatttgaaaaaataaaaaattcaagGCGATGtgattttttgaaaagttttaatAGTATAGAAAGCTTTAAACTATTGGATATTATTCTTCATGAGACCTCATCGcaagaaagagaaaagatTGAACAAATAACAGAACCAAGAATTTAAATGGATCGTAGCAGTGAGGATATGTCCACGAACAGCATCAAGCTTCTAGCAGGTAATTCACATCCTGAACTAGCAGAAAAGATCTCTACCAGATTAGGTATTTCATTATCGAAAGTTGGTGTATACCAGTACTCCAACAAGGAAACTTCAGTGACCATTGGTGAAAGCATCCGTGATGAAGACGTATACATCATTCAAACAGGTATCGGTGCCCAAGAAATCAATGACTTCCTTATGGAATTATTGATCTTGATTCATGCTTGCAAAACTGCATCGGCAAGAAGAATTACTGCAGTGATTCCCAATTTCCCATACGCAAGACAAGACAAAAAGGACAAATCTCGTGCTCCAATAACTGCCAAATTGATAGCGAATTTATTGCAAACCGCAGGGTGTGATCACGTTATTACGATGGATTTACATGCCTCCCAAATTCAAGGGTTCTTCCATATTCCAGTAGACAATCTATATGCTGAACCAAGTGTGTTGAATTATATTAAGACAAGGACTGATTTACATAACGCCATATTGGTTTCACCCGATGCAGGTGGTGCTAAGAGAGTAGCTTCATTAGCTGATAAATTAGATTTGAATTTCGCTTTGATTCATAAGGAAAGACAGAAGGCTAATGAAGTGTCTAGAATGCTTCTTGTTGGAGATGTGACAGGGAAATCCTGTTTATTGGTCGATGATATGGCTGATACTTGTGGGACTTTGGTGAAGGCATGTGATACTTTAATGTCTCATGGTGCTAAAGAAGTAATTGCTATCGTTACTCATGGTATATTTTCTGGTGATGcaagagaaaaattgaagaatagTAGATTATCAAGAATAGTGTGTACTAATACTGTCCCAGTGGAATTAGATTTAGCCATAGTTGATCAAATGGATATTAGTCCCACTTTGGCTGAAGCTATAAGGAGATTACATAATGGAGAATCCGTTTCTTATCTATTTACGCATGCTCCTGTGTAAACAAGATTGGACTTATGACGTCTGTAAAGCGTTTCTTTAAGGAGTATACttattcaatatcatcatctatcATCAactatcattatcataCGTACATATAATCTAAGTAAAGCTgtatatcattattaataatgggAAATACGAGTTCTACACGCAATACTATACATGTAAAACTTGATCATAATTAATcataaaaaatttatctaTTTGTTCtctttattcattatatagTGTTTTAAATTCTATcatatcattaaaattcCCATTATTCAACTCTTCATGAAACTCAAGATCCTTGACTTCCTTTTCGTCTTATTATTGGCTGAATGAGACCCCTTTCTCTCAATATTCTTATCCAACTCATTCATTGACAGCCTTTCCCTTTCCATTTGTTCGTcatgtaattttttttgaattttcctttgcttttcttgttcaattCTTATTGCATCATCacatttaattaattcattaatattattcttaaatTTATCATGATGAGTTTCAATActatgataatatttcacGATATCTTTGATCTCcttataaaataaaacatatgCAGTAGCCTGATTATTTGGATCTCCAGTGAATTCCAATACCGTACTTTCAGAAACAGATTCCAcagtttcatcatcaaataataaccaaccaaatttatcattcttaCATAATGAAACATAATGGCCATGTTGTGGACTACTCCCCATATGAATCACAACCCCAGTTAATTCATAagctttttcaattgatgaatCAAAAGTAGATGCTACATTCAAAGTCAATGGATAATAaactttattgaataaCTTAATATTTGTATTCTTCACCtcagaatatttaaatcttttcaaatgtaATGCCAAAATATGAGGTAATTGTTTCAACCCCACTATTCTTTCAGCTTCTTGAAGTCCGCAACATTGATTAcaataaaatttattggATCCATTCAACATTTCTCTAGTATGATAATTCCTTAATAACGTTTCAATGTTTGTTTCCTCGTCATCTTTAACACCAATGGGGAAATCTAAGAACGGTTCATCTCTTGAAGTGATGTTATCACAAGTTAaacattttatttgattaGTTAATATACCTTGGAATAGGTTtgtaataaaattatttgtTGTGGATGGTAAATAATCACGTAGTTCATTTAGtaagaaatttaaaaattcatgAGAATCTTGTTGCatcattgaattgaaaagtacattttcttttttcaaaatcttcacGAATTCAGTGGGGGCAACTATACCCGTTAAGTATCTGTTTTCTGTTATACTTTCGAAAATATCCTTTAAAGAGTTGTATAAGTTTGCCTTCTCGtattgatttaataaatgatcTACGTTCAAGACGGGACCGTTTATTAATGCTGCTTTTTTCCTTTGCTCACTTGTTGGTTTTTGCACTGGTGTAACAATGTTATTACTTGGTATATTATGTGgtatattgttattgttattgttattgttattgttattggtTTTAGAAAAGATTGGAGTATATGATTCTTTGctatttgataattcatcaataatatttggtTTTTGTTGCTTAGTgaatctattattattattgttattatttattctaCCGACTAATATATCTTGACAACCAGAATGTAATTTTTCTGTCGTTACATCAGAGGACATTAAAGTGGCATGAATGATCCCATCATCTTGAGTATTAACGTTGCCATTTTTATCTTTCCCGTTTTCCatatttggatttgaatttgatgttGCTGCTCCAAGTAATGAACTCATCTTGGCAGTATATGATTGACTCTTTGCATTATTagtactattattattattattattattattattcccATCTTGCTTATTATTCACGGTGGTAtctttattgttattatattgttgtttgCTAGGAACTTGGAAGCCCATGAATGAGTTtcttttattgttattattattattattattcgtagtatttttggaattgaGATTATTATAATCTTGGTATGtttcgttattattaatattgttattgttatctatttcattatcattacttGAGGTGTTAGTAATAGTAGTCGTGTTAGgcttattattattggaatCGAAACTAGCTTCAGTGAAAATTCTTGGTTTCAATCCTTTCATATCTAATTTCCTTATTCttctattttcaatattagcATAGTTGTGAGGAAGATGGTCTGAATATTCCAACATATTCAATCTAAATTCGTATAAATTGTAAAGACATTGTAAGACAGAATTACAATAGCATGTATTCCCGAAATTTTCATAACCGAATACTTTATTTGATCCATCACCATATGGTATTAGATCTGATACAGGAGTGAAAAGGATTGCCGAGTTCAGTGTATCGTCGTTGTTCACAATTGTAGCTGGGACTTGCTTCTTCGAGGTGTTACGAGAAGGTGGAGGTAAAGGAGGTACTACCTTTGAAGGCTCTGTCGGATGCATGGCCAAAACTTTTCTTTcctcattttcatcttctttttcttctccctcttcttctttgaccttttcttcttgtatGCATTCTGAAGTATTTGgttctaatattttctcaTGGTGAGAgttatgattattatgTGGATGGTGAGTGTGATTATGACTATGGTTATTCATTGATTCTACGTCAGTTGTATGCTTTGCATGTATATGATCTCGACTACTATGATGTTGAATATCAGAGGAATGAAGATGTGAATGTGTATGAGACTTATCCTTcgtttcatttttatctaTTGCatgcttcttcttgttcGGTTTATTAACTGAAAGTAGTCTTTTCAACATGTTGTTTTGATCACCAAAGTACGTGGACTCTTTAACTTGGGTATATAAAATCTGCAATGGGCTTGCGATGCACctttgaatgaatgaatgcTGGGGCCTTAACTCGACTCGACTCGACTCGACTTACAACTGTTCTGCCTTAAGTGTATGGAGAGTCTTGCTGTGAATATAATGGACTATACGATAATCCAACTCAATGTTCTTGGTTAGATAACGGTATTGTTTTAAACAGCTAGTCTTATCAGTATGTGTTCccttgttgttgtattcGTAGGTCTACTTGAAAGACAAAGGCACACTGTTTGTGTGTATTGCCATTGTATATATCTGTGTACGTGTGTGATTCCTCGAATCCTTTCTAACGTTCGTACATTCTCAATCAAACAATCAATCACTCAATCAACAGAAATCCTCACTCGGCCCGTTTTCTCTCCCCTCCGCCCCCGCCcttcaattctttcttttcttcctcggagaaat includes:
- the AST2 gene encoding Ast2p (similar to Saccharomyces cerevisiae AST1 (YBL069W) and AST2 (YER101C); ancestral locus Anc_7.393): MVDKILKNQDPVLENILTEHEVPAPKEIPVDEVKLQRVARPLRHVKHIPVKALTFHSKTGPMEFSYEKKIKIPIPKDKLVVQVNYVGLNPIDMKIRNGYTSAIYGEVGIGREYSGTVTEVGSKIQHAYHVGDEVFGIYYHPHLAVGSLQSAILVDPSVDPILLRPVNLKPEAAAGSLYCLGAAFNLLDKIEKAGYLKTDSNVLINGGTTSVGMFVLQLLKHYYNLQKKIVIVTSGTGPNVLKDHFTDIGDDFIFIDYLGCRGKASRPIRKMFEKGEITNYDPVTNAEFTVKYDQGKFNVVLDFIGGYDILGHSSDLIHSGGVYLTTVGDYVGNYSEDVFNSWDNPSANARKMFGTMLWKYNYIHFYFDTNAKNAKKNDWLQKCGELLANDEVKCVVDKVYDWKDHKEAFSYMATQRAQGKLILKVEKF
- the UBC6 gene encoding E2 ubiquitin-conjugating protein UBC6 (similar to Saccharomyces cerevisiae UBC6 (YER100W); ancestral locus Anc_7.392), whose translation is MATRQAHKRLTKEYKLLVESSPPFILARPNEDNILEWHYIITGPPDTPYDGGQYHGTLTFPNDYPYKPPAIRMITPNGRFKENTRLCLSMSDYHPDTWNPGWSVSTILNGLLSFMTGNEATTGSITTTDAQKRKLASQSVNFNTYQNARFKRVFPDIVNGNLKTLEEARKGRSENAADDKDLLTKVSQEKPVLINDIVDPEDRIRAEQIVNDSLNGKAEVGNKGFVKGKKSFKKLYFGIGILILLIGLSMR
- the PRS2 gene encoding ribose phosphate diphosphokinase subunit PRS2 (similar to Saccharomyces cerevisiae PRS4 (YBL068W) and PRS2 (YER099C); ancestral locus Anc_7.391), with translation MDRSSEDMSTNSIKLLAGNSHPELAEKISTRLGISLSKVGVYQYSNKETSVTIGESIRDEDVYIIQTGIGAQEINDFLMELLILIHACKTASARRITAVIPNFPYARQDKKDKSRAPITAKLIANLLQTAGCDHVITMDLHASQIQGFFHIPVDNLYAEPSVLNYIKTRTDLHNAILVSPDAGGAKRVASLADKLDLNFALIHKERQKANEVSRMLLVGDVTGKSCLLVDDMADTCGTLVKACDTLMSHGAKEVIAIVTHGIFSGDAREKLKNSRLSRIVCTNTVPVELDLAIVDQMDISPTLAEAIRRLHNGESVSYLFTHAPV
- the UBP9 gene encoding putative ubiquitin-specific protease UBP9 (similar to Saccharomyces cerevisiae UBP13 (YBL067C) and UBP9 (YER098W); ancestral locus Anc_7.390) — encoded protein: MLKRLLSVNKPNKKKHAIDKNETKDKSHTHSHLHSSDIQHHSSRDHIHAKHTTDVESMNNHSHNHTHHPHNNHNSHHEKILEPNTSECIQEEKVKEEEGEEKEDENEERKVLAMHPTEPSKVVPPLPPPSRNTSKKQVPATIVNNDDTLNSAILFTPVSDLIPYGDGSNKVFGYENFGNTCYCNSVLQCLYNLYEFRLNMLEYSDHLPHNYANIENRRIRKLDMKGLKPRIFTEASFDSNNNKPNTTTITNTSSNDNEIDNNNNINNNETYQDYNNLNSKNTTNNNNNNNNKRNSFMGFQVPSKQQYNNNKDTTVNNKQDGNNNNNNNNNSTNNAKSQSYTAKMSSLLGAATSNSNPNMENGKDKNGNVNTQDDGIIHATLMSSDVTTEKLHSGCQDILVGRINNNNNNNRFTKQQKPNIIDELSNSKESYTPIFSKTNNNNNNNNNNNIPHNIPSNNIVTPVQKPTSEQRKKAALINGPVLNVDHLLNQYEKANLYNSLKDIFESITENRYLTGIVAPTEFVKILKKENVLFNSMMQQDSHEFLNFLLNELRDYLPSTTNNFITNLFQGILTNQIKCLTCDNITSRDEPFLDFPIGVKDDEETNIETLLRNYHTREMLNGSNKFYCNQCCGLQEAERIVGLKQLPHILALHLKRFKYSEVKNTNIKLFNKVYYPLTLNVASTFDSSIEKAYELTGVVIHMGSSPQHGHYVSLCKNDKFGWLLFDDETVESVSESTVLEFTGDPNNQATAYVLFYKEIKDIVKYYHSIETHHDKFKNNINELIKCDDAIRIEQEKQRKIQKKLHDEQMERERLSMNELDKNIERKGSHSANNKTKRKSRILSFMKS